A stretch of DNA from Carettochelys insculpta isolate YL-2023 chromosome 7, ASM3395843v1, whole genome shotgun sequence:
TTTACACAAAAAGGAGTCCAAGCGCAGACTGTACTTTCACTTTAGACGTGAGCAAAGTTGCAAATAGGGCTAATCTAAAAATTGCAACTGAATCACATTCCTGTTGGAAAATGGGGCTCTGTCAAAACTCTCATGCTCCCCCGCCTCAAGAAAAGTTGGATTTTGGTGGAATTTTCCAATGGTAAAATCTGAACCCAACCTTTCGCTTTAGGCTGGGCAGCTTTAGTGCCTCTGAGTTGTTTGGGTGCCCCATTCCCTCTCCTCACATGTggcctggctctccagctggcctACAGCTCCCAGGAGATCAACAGACTGAGCTAGAACCCCAGCAGTGTTCACCAACAAAGACAAAATATTGGCATTTCCCCCAGGGCAGAAATCTCGTTTTTCAGTCGCAGCACATTGTAGGGTGTTAGAGATGGGGAATGAAGCTGAGCTCTGGGAGAAGATCAGATCTGGATCTCAAATTCTTAGCCTTGCTTTCATAAGTCAAACTCAATCCCTGGGTCTGAGTGCTCCCCATTGCAGCTCAGGCCCAGAGCGGAGTCTGTTTTCTGTCTGAGCAGGAGTGTTGTGCTCAGACAAGGACAATGCTTCAGGGAGCAATCAGTCACAGCTGGTAGTTGCGTTACCTTTTCATACTAGATTCGTACTCAGTCCTCTGTTTGCTCAGTTCTGACTTGAGCTCTGAAACCAGACTCTGCAGAGCCCTGGAGCACTTGGCCGAGTCTTTGGAAGCGGCCACCAGATCGCTCTGCTCGCTGCAGCTGCTGACGCACATTTCAAACCTTTCCAGGCTGTTCTCCAGCTCCGCGCTCTTGACCTCACTCTGCGACAATGAGCCCTGCATGGCCCATTCTGTTTTGAGGGAGCTTAAAGCAGAGGAGTCACTGGCCCTGCAGGCCGGGCAGCTGCTGACAGAATCAACGACTGAGAGCTCGCAAGACGAGGTGGACCAGGCTGTGCTGGCAATGCTGTGTGCGCTcagggagaggctggaggagggaaCGTTGTCGTAGGTGGAGAGTCTTTGGGACGAACTCGAGTCTTTCACCCTCTCCCCAGAGGATGTCCGGCGGTGGCCTCGGAGAGAATACAGTCCGTTCATCAGCCAGTTCCCGCTGGAGGAGAGATTAGGAAGATCTAAGGATGAGCTACCCAGCTTGGGGCTGTCAGACCTTGCCCCCTGTTGCCGGAAGGAGTACTTCCAGGGGGGTAATGTCTGCACTCtcttgctggggctggtggctttGCTGCCACGCTCCGGAGGTGCATTTTTAGTCAGAAAGCTGGGGGTGGCATCCGGCGCCACAGCACTGCTAGAAGGGAGGTTGGCAGGGCGGAGGCCACTCGTTTCCACCCTGCTCtcctccccctcttcctcagAGATCCACTCCACCATGCTACGCTGCAGCACAGATCGAGCTTCTGGCTGGGCCCCTGCTGCATCGGCCTGCGAAGCAGCAAAGATCTGTCCATGTTCGCTTATCAACACAGTCATCAAGTGCTGGACCAGCGAGGTGCCTGCAGGAAAGAGAACAGAGGCAACAACTCAACTCACTGCAAGAAACAAGATGGCCTCGGATGCTGGTTTCCTGTCTGTAAGGAACTCAGGGGCTTTCCAGGCAGGGGCAAGTCCTTGAGCACCAAGCACAATTCATCTCTTTCAGCAACACATAACCAGGACTCTGAGCACCTCTCTCTCAAGGACTGCGGAAGGGAAGTGAGTATCACTGAGGCACAGAAGACGCTGACTCAGACCACTTACCACAATACAAGAGGTTaactcccactgccctcccccagccctaacCACTACACCAGGCTCCCTCCCTCTGTTAAGCAAAGAGCCCTGGAGAAAGCCTTATACCAGTATAATTTTCCTGCGCACTTGTTACTCAGGTGGGCAGGTTACATACATAAGCCAAACAAATGGCTTTCTGCACCATTCAGTCCATCTAACTTCCAATACTTCAGTTTTGAATGCAACGGTAAGGATCTTCAATCCTGTCCTGAAGTATTGGACAGTTGTTATGCAACCTGGAAAGTGGTTGCTTTTCAAGACAAAGTCATCCAGCGTTGACAAGGATACCAGACCATGCTGCCCCCTGaaaaggcagctgcagcacagccagagaTTTGTGGTTGCTTTTCTGACTCTGATGGAGCCACAAACCCAGAAAAGGGACCTCACCTCGATGGGACCTGCTTTATAATGCTGGCATCAGTACCATCTCCACAGTTACAGCTGAATCCAGGCTTCCATTCAAAGCCGTTTCCTGCCACCCATTTGTTTGGGACACGTTAGGAATAGAATTTTTCTAGGGATTTTGTACAGTTTAAAGACTTTTAAGAGTACGTTGATTCCAAATGAATGGTGCGTTTAAACCGATTGCCTGGGTCTTACAAAGCTCTGTCGCACGTGGTTTTGCATAGCAAACGCTTTGCAAGACAACATTTGGAAGGCTACCTCTCCACTGTGGCTGGGAAGCATACATGCCAGCTCTGGAACGCACAGCACTGTCTCACTCCCAGACACATACTCCCGTCACCTCCTTGTAGGGATCATAGGGGAGGCTGTTACAAGAGCTAGAGAAAACGGAAGGCCCCAGGCACAGGCCTTGCAGAGCACGCCTGGTGTGCTGGTGGTGATGGCTCCCCTCGCATATTATCCACAGTGTGCATGACAGATGCCATCTGATTTCTAACAGCATCATTTTACAAGAGATTTCCATGCAGGTCCACCACAAGAACACCCACCTTCCATGATGGTGACTGGATCTTCCATTTTGGGCCGCAGTATATTTGGGCCAAAGACTGTGGCAAGGTTCTGAACACTCATCTTGTTCATGCTGGAGTGAGACTGAACTTCATCCAGGAATCTTCAGGAGTACCCCccagaagaagaaaacagaaaaagagtgagggggtgggggagagagaggggttTGTCTCTTCCTAGGCACTACCATATAAACATGGTTAATACTGAGGCCTGCAGGTAGGGTGGGGTGAGACTAGCCTGCCTTTAAGTCACATGGAGCATTTCACTGACCAGAGCTGTGTGAGCACTGACTCCATTTGTAAAGCAAGACTTTAGTTAGGTGCAAATTAGCTCATTATCCACTTGGCATGTGGTATCACGAATGAAGCCACACACAACTTAGCCGCGCTGGTGTTCCTGGACCTTCTTAACGCCACTTACTTGCATATGTATTTGAGAAGGTTGTAGTTTGCCTGGGGCAGGGTCTTCACCTGTTTGGCCAGCTCTCGAGTGCCCTACAGGAAGAGACATACAACGAGAACTGTGATGTGGAGAAGGGTGCAGCCTGTTCCTCTGCAGTCTGGGGCAAGGCTTCCCCCCGGAGGTAAGCCCATGCCCCAGACTCTGAAAGCATGGTGCTGCGCTGAACCCCGGGGTGGGCTTGCCCTGTCACCCACAGCAAACTGGATGCCTCACCCTACcacaggagggagtggggagagatcCTGCAGCTGCACCCTGCTTCCAGCGTTCACACACCCTGTCAGGAGCTCCTCCCCACCTCtacactccgagtgcagaaagtggggccccacAGAGACTTAAGCACCTTGTCTGTAAAAAGGCTTTaccttaaaacttcccagggtcacacattccctggccctgggggtagTTTCGCTGCCACCACtaagtgagagagaaaaaaaaaacacctaaccCCAAGGAGAGACACTCTCACCTATGCCTGTGGGGATGCTCCAAGCTCGTAACCCTCCCTTGAGACGAGAGCTTGAACACAAAAACCTGTAAGTTAGTAGCTGACCATTTGGTCTGAGGCACGGGCTCCTCTTAGGATGCAGAAATCAGATCAGTTGCTTACAAcggtgatttattcacaaaacggGAGAAGACAAATCCTGGGTTGCGTGCAGAGAAAAatgtttccctgggattcagcttaaaagttacaaggGGAAAAGCTCAAGTCAAACACCACCAAACAACCCGAGCagccaacaacaaaacaaggtaacaCGCCAACAGTCCATCCACATTGAAAATAACCACAAACCCGAACGCGTCTGTCTATACATTTCCCTGATACTTACATCCCTGTGGCTGATTTTGCATAGTGAGGATATTTCTGATTTTAGTCCCACTGCCTGGGAGCTCTCTCCCCTCTAGGTCTTTCTCCCTGCAGCAGACAGACaaaagccctgggaactacaattgttctcagttcaaataGAACTACTTCACACccactggctcacctgggattcatGTTACCTcagaagattaaccccttccctgcactccttCATGACACCCCCACTTCAGAGAGGCTTTGTGTGAGCAAGCCATGTGCTCTGGGCTCCAAGGAGCTGCCCCTGTTGTGCTGCTGGCACTGGCTCTGTTTCAGTCAGGGCATTTTTAGTGAATGTCATGGGCAATAACCAAACATTCACAATCCATGACTTCTGCTGTGGAGCCCCCACTAGAactggatgctctggggcccagggtgCTGCACGTGCCGTCACTGCCCAGaatccccactgctgctggtggatgggggagaagggggcctGACAGGCTCTGTATGGaacccagaagcagccagcatgccCCTGGGGCTCAccgagggttgggggagggatggACGGACATGTTGCCACTTCTGGGGAGCCCTCCTGAGGtaagcactgcccagagccctcacccccctcctgtgccccagccccagcacactcCCAACTCCCGCtgccggtggggaggagggtgcaggggtggtgcaatccaggcagctggcccaggggctgcctcaGCTGCTCAGGGACTATCAGGCCAGCAGCACCGGctgctgcagaagtcacagaTCCCCAGAAGTCACAGAACCTGTGACCTCCATGACAGACTGGCAGCTTTATTCCTCCCCCCCAGAATGTTACCTGCACAGGGCTGCCTTCAAAACtcctaagaacagccacactgggtcagaccaaaggagcatctagcccagcatcctgtcttccgactatggccaatgccaggcgcccagGAGAGTGAACGGAGGAGGGAATTATGGAGcgatccatcccatcatccactcccagcttctgacaaacagcagACGGGGCACCATCCCTGCTCGGTTTGGTCTTATCCTCCAGGAATCTGGCCGTTCTTTTTCGACCTGTGGCCGAATAATATAATCTTCAAGATTATAATAAGGAATCCCACAAACTGACTGTGCTGCATGAAgcagtacttccttttgttggttttataagtgctgcctgttcatttcagtgggtgcccctagttcttatgttttggagtgagtaaataacacttccttatttcctttttccacaccagtcatgattttatccTATCCCTCCttccaagctgagaagtcccagtcttcttaatctctcTTCATCTGGCAGCAGTTCCACATCACCGATAATTTTtgtttgtccttttctgaaccttttcccatttCAGTAGCTCTTTATCTGCACAGCTGGGTGGCAGGCTAGAAGCGGACTCCTGCATTTGCAAATTCAGTTCCCAGCGGGGTTTTATGGAATCACCTATTTGACAGCAGGATCCCCCAGCTCTTCTAGCCCTAACTCTGCATCTCCCCATTTTCCCAGTACTAACTCTGCCCCTGGCCTTAGGCAAGGCACTGcacctctgtgcctcaatttcctcaCCTGTAACACCACACTACCCCTGCCTTGCAGAGCAGCTAGGAGGCTTAAGTCACTTCTACTGATAACGATCCTTTGCAGTTCTTCCATCtgacgaagctggtctttgcccacgaaagctcatgctccaaaatatctgtcagtctatgaggtgccacgggacttcctgttgtttttgcagttCTGTGACATCTTTCTTACACGCAAGAATCTCAAAGTCctgtacagacagacagacctcaAAGGATTTAGCTTCAGCAGCccctggaggggaagggaagtATCATCTCCCAGGCCCCGCAAGAGTCAGCTCACAGCTGGGATCCGTACCATGTCTCTGCACTCCCCAAATCTGGCCACAGTTTGTGCAACAGAAGTGTGCACCGTGCCTAGCAAGCAGCCGGAGTTACCCTAAGTAGTCTGCCAGGGCTCTTCCAAAGTCAGAAAACCCCCGCTTGGAACTGTCAGACAACACACGCAGGTGGGCAAAGAATATTGGGGTGGTGCATGGGACAGGGAGCACGCTCGGCTTTTATGAAGCGAAACAAACTCCCTGCTCTGCAGTTCAGGAAGTGAGCAGCCTTTCTCCTTCAGCCTAAAAAGCACGTACCGTCCAACATGAAGTTGCAAAATTCAGTACATCAAACATGAAAGGGTAACAGACTAGGGGATGCTTACTGCActtcctgaaaatcaggccattgtAACGATGTGAACACCCGTGGCACCCAGAAGCCAGCAGACACTTGTAAAAATGCCAACTATGGATTTTTGACCGTCTGAAGATGAAGTTTGGGATGaaaattcagctttttttttaagttaatctAAGAACGGCCATGTgagggtcagagcaaaggtgcatctagcccagtgtcctgtcttccaacagcggccaatgccagtgCCCCGGAGGGAATAAAaggaacaggcaatcatcaagtgatccaccccgtCACCCATTGCAAGcatctaacaaacagaggctatggacaccgAGCCTACCTACCATtgctggctaacagccattgatggacctaacctccatgaattgatcGAGTTCCTTTGTGAACCCTGTTACACTCCGAGTCTTCTCAACACCTTCTGGCCAGGAGTTCTACCGGCTGACTGTgttgtgtgtgaagaaatacttccttctgtttgttttaacctGCTGCtggttaatttcattgggtgacccctagttcttgtgttatgggagcaGTAAATGACTTgtgtgaaaaaagtgaataaagataCAGTAAAATAACTCTTGCATAGAGATGGGCTGCATTGAAAGAAGTTGAACTCATAGGACAAATTCTTCCCTGGCTTTCACTCTATGTGCGAAATGGTGTACTTCAGAAAGTTAAATCAGGGCAGAATCTGGCTGTGTTTCATTAAATTGCTCCATGCCCACAGGACTGAGTCCACAGCTTTGCAATAGGAGCAGGAGCTGATCCTTCTGCTAAGTTAGAGGGTCTGTTTGATGCAGAGCCCACAGTCTGTAAATAGAGAAAACGGGATTAAAAAGATGGTGTCCTTGAGCTGATCACTGAACGATATTTGCCAGATAAAACTTCTGTCTTTAGTGCTGCAGACTGTGCAGGGGCACTGGTCATTGTGTCAGAGGCTGGCACCCACTGACGACAAGACCAAGCATGGCTGTTATCCTGGAGCCAGCAGCACTACACAGGAAGAGAGAAACCCACCTTCTTGAATGCTGGGAGCCCAACAGTAACTGTCGGATAACCCTGGCCATGCATGATGGCTGGGATCGCCCACGAGAGCCAAGTGCACTGGTGCTCTTTCACTTACTGGTACGCTGTGTTTTATTAATGGCTCAACTCGCTGGGCTAGCATAGACATCCGTGTGCTGATCTGCAGGCTGATTCACAAGGACTGGTTCAGGTATAACCAAGGAGCAAAACGAGCCTAAGGGCAACCTTGGAACCCCAAGCCTGGCCTAGGAGAACCAGGGTTCAGCAAAGTTAACTCAAATCTTTGCCCCAAATACTAAAAcgaaccctcacccccacccctttgtaAATATTCAAAACCATTTACTGGTTTCTTTAATTGCTTGAGTGCCACGTTCCCTGAGGAAGTGGAGAGGCCAAAAATACCAGTGGGAGAGTTTGGCCTGAACCCAAAATGATTTTTACAAGGTTTCAGATAGGGATGTTAGTGGTTAACcggccaggggcagggggctaCTCCCAGCCTGGCGGGTCCCACTCCCGGCAGACTTTTCCAGCCCAGACAGAGCAATCCCCGGCTGTCCTCACCCGTTTAACTGgtaaactaattaaacaggattttacatctctaGATTTAATGCGTACCCCTAATTTTCCATTCTCTCACACCTTGGCAGTGCCCTGCACTGGCTAGGACCAAAACCCAAGCATGAAAATACCCAGAGAAAGACTACTCCTACCCTTGTCCCATTTACAGCACCATAGCCACACTAGGGCATTTGGAGGTTTTACCATCATTCAAGGACACCATTAAAAACCTGTCTGGATAATAGCAGCCCACTGCAGCTATACCAGAGCTGAGGGGCGAAGGCCAGTGTTGGAAGAGAAGCTGGGATGCCACACACAAAGGTTAAAACAGTTTCAGAGGCTTGTTTgctgcagctggagtggggacGGGGGGCGGGTAGTTGCCTTGAGTGGCACTCATGTTTCATAGAAGGATATCCAGTTCCGTTCAAAACAGAACGGTCCAGCGAATCAGACACATTTTTGCCAGGGTCAATTTTAAATGTGTGAAAGCTTCAATCAAAAAGCTTTGTCCAAAAATATTTAAGTTCCCCTGGAAAATTTCAAACCTCTTCAAAATCaactttttgaaacaaaacataaGTTTCCATTTTAGTTTAACAGGCCACGAAATTTAGggcttttccaaacaaaaaaggTTTTGTTTAGAATTGACCTTTTGACTTAAAATGCCTTgccattttatttgttttcaacCTGAAAAGCcagctgacatttttttttaagtgaaaatatCCAATTCTAAACAAAGATTTTGTTGATAAAAACTGTTAGCTGGCGTCAAAATGTATACTTGTTTTGAATCAAGACTTCCAAATACAAGTTTTGGGTTCAAAAATCACCAGGGGAAGCCTGACATTTTTCATCAGAATCAACACTTCCCTCCTGGAAAATTTCAGTTTCAACGAAACTGAATTTTTCAGCAGGAAAAACCTTCCAAATAAGTGGCAGCCAGCTCTACTGGCCTGTGTTTCATGTTACATTGGGCTGTCTGTTCCCCTGGGCACATGATGACTTTGAGGAAATCTCTTTCCTTGCTGCATGTGGTCCAGTCCCTTCCAGGAAACAACCCACCTCGAGACTCAAAATTTTGACAGCTAAGAAGTTGCGACAAGCACGTTTTCGGTTGTGGTTTAAAGACAACACCAAGGCAGTAGCTCTACTCTGTGCCGCATCGGATAATAGAATCAGAttcctagggctgcaagggaccttagGAGCTCACTTAGTCGAGCCCCCAACCTAaggcagaatcaaccccaactaaatcatcccagccaggactctgtcaggctgggacttaaactctagggatggagattccaccacttctctaggtaacacattcgagtgcttcaccacccgcctggtgaaatgttttgtttccctaatatccagcagacacctcccactctgtaacttcagaccattgctcctcgttctgccatctgcccccaCTGGGAAcagcctttccccatcctctttagcgccccccttcaggaggttgaaggctcctatcaaattgcccctcactcttctcttctgcaaactaaatgagcccaaatctctcggcctctcctcatagatctaCTTCATTCGCAGAAAAGGAACTCAGATGCTGCTTTCCGGACAAGTACATCCAGAACAGGCAAATACAGGCCAACTGCACAGTTGGAAACTCAATGACGGTTGCAGGACTTGGCACTGAGTCTGCTTTGGGAatccagatctctctctctcgtcTGTGCAAGTTAAACCCAATCCACACAGCGACTGAAGTAAACCAGGGATAGTGCTGTGACTTTGTAGGCAGCAGAGCAGCTAGTGTCCTAGTGTAAGAAATTTGTGTGCCGAACACAGAATCCAGGCCTGGCAGCTGCACCACTCTCTTTCTGATGATGGTACATGATCAGCAGTGATTGAAATCCAGGACCATCGGCAT
This window harbors:
- the ARHGAP22 gene encoding rho GTPase-activating protein 22 isoform X2; the encoded protein is MGEQTGPPPRPSSPNPQDRVLKSGWLKKQRSIMKNWQQRWFVLRGDQLFYYKDEEETKPQGFIPLQGNQVSELTPHPEEPGKHLFEIAPGGAGDREKMPVNQEAFLLMANSQNEMEDWVKAIRRVIWAPFGGGIFGQRLEDTVQYERKYGLRLAPLLVEQCVDFIRERGLTEEGLFRMPGQANLVKDLQDSFDCGEKPLFDSNTDVHTVASLLKLYLRELPEPVIPFAKYEDFLSCGQLLSKDKGEGTRELAKQVKTLPQANYNLLKYICKFLDEVQSHSSMNKMSVQNLATVFGPNILRPKMEDPVTIMEGTSLVQHLMTVLISEHGQIFAASQADAAGAQPEARSVLQRSMVEWISEEEGEESRVETSGLRPANLPSSSAVAPDATPSFLTKNAPPERGSKATSPSKRVQTLPPWKYSFRQQGARSDSPKLGSSSLDLPNLSSSGNWLMNGLYSLRGHRRTSSGERVKDSSSSQRLSTYDNVPSSSLSLSAHSIASTAWSTSSCELSVVDSVSSCPACRASDSSALSSLKTEWAMQGSLSQSEVKSAELENSLERFEMCVSSCSEQSDLVAASKDSAKCSRALQSLVSELKSELSKQRTEYESSMKRIEETSTELRKRVTRLEEELDQERKKYTMLEIKLRNSERAREDAEKRNQLLQTEMEEFFSTLGNLTVASRAAKVPK
- the ARHGAP22 gene encoding rho GTPase-activating protein 22 isoform X1, producing MGEQTGPPPRPSSPNPQDRVLKSGWLKKQRSIMKNWQQRWFVLRGDQLFYYKDEEETKPQGFIPLQGNQVSELTPHPEEPGKHLFEIAPGGAGDREKMPVNQEAFLLMANSQNEMEDWVKAIRRVIWAPFGGGIAHSSHAHKLELLPQGIFGQRLEDTVQYERKYGLRLAPLLVEQCVDFIRERGLTEEGLFRMPGQANLVKDLQDSFDCGEKPLFDSNTDVHTVASLLKLYLRELPEPVIPFAKYEDFLSCGQLLSKDKGEGTRELAKQVKTLPQANYNLLKYICKFLDEVQSHSSMNKMSVQNLATVFGPNILRPKMEDPVTIMEGTSLVQHLMTVLISEHGQIFAASQADAAGAQPEARSVLQRSMVEWISEEEGEESRVETSGLRPANLPSSSAVAPDATPSFLTKNAPPERGSKATSPSKRVQTLPPWKYSFRQQGARSDSPKLGSSSLDLPNLSSSGNWLMNGLYSLRGHRRTSSGERVKDSSSSQRLSTYDNVPSSSLSLSAHSIASTAWSTSSCELSVVDSVSSCPACRASDSSALSSLKTEWAMQGSLSQSEVKSAELENSLERFEMCVSSCSEQSDLVAASKDSAKCSRALQSLVSELKSELSKQRTEYESSMKRIEETSTELRKRVTRLEEELDQERKKYTMLEIKLRNSERAREDAEKRNQLLQTEMEEFFSTLGNLTVASRAAKVPK